Part of the Niallia alba genome is shown below.
ATCCACGTGCTGGCGCTGTAAATTTTCTTAAATCTGTAGTGATTTTTACTTTATACACCTTTTGACATAGAGCATCATTGGCTAGTGGACAGTCTTTACATTCGTTTGGACGTGTGTATTTTAGTGTTTCATATTTTACTTCAAAGCTATCATAGCGATAGGAATGTTCACGGACACAAGTAGGAGCGAAATGCTTATCAAAACCAATTGGTTCTGGTTCATTGCGTTTATTATAAGCAATCACAGCTCGATGACCCATTCGATGTATTTGCGTATAAACGGCTTCAAAATCGTAACCAGCGTCCATTGTTTCATAGAGTAAAGAAGAAAGCGATATTCGTTCATGAATTCCTTTTAATAAAGGAATCGCAGCCTTTCCGTCATTCAAGTTGGCCGAAGAAAGAAGGGATTGAAGAATATATTGACTGGATGTTCCAACAGCCAAATGAGCTTTAAATCCATACCAAAAAACGTTTTTTCCTTCACTGTTTTTTTTCACACCCCACTGTGGATCTTGAGGAATTTCAGCTCGAAGGTCGGCTAAAGGAATGTCTAACTGATCTTCGATTTTTTTATCAAAAAGAGGCAGATTGGCTTCCAGTTCCGCCTTTTCAATGAGCCATTTTTCATATTCTTCTTTTGATTTACGCCCACGCTTTTTCGGTTCACTTTTCGGTTGTTCTTCCTTTGGTGGTGCTCCATCTTTTGCGAGAAAGTGTGTAGCGTCAATGGCTACTGTGTCATCGGAAATAAAACCTTCTGAAATCGCTTGATGAAGCAAGGTTCCTTGGACTTTTTCAAGTACATTCGATTCACTGAGGATTGTGACCATTCTGGAATAAGCTGCTTCTGACGGAATAGTATCTGACACTAAAAAGCCACAATCAAGGCGAAAAATCATGTCATTCTGTAATCTTTTCACTAAATCTTTAATAAATGAAATACGCTCTGTGATTCTAGCAACGAGTGAATAAATCATCGCTGCATAGTTCAACTTAACGGGTCTTCCAAAACGTGATTTCTTCGTTACCACAGCGAAGATTGGGTCTATATCAATAGAAGAAAAAATAGCTTCAAAACGTTGGGTAGGTTCTAAATTATATAATTCTTGTAGGTCAAATAGGCTTCCTTGTCGTATAATAGTCATAGGGAGTCTTCCTCCAGTCTTATAAGTTTGTGTGGTGCTTACTTATTTCGACATTTTGGGGAGGTACTCCTTTTTTCGTACATTTGATAGCTTGTGGCTCTAAGGATTTAATTTATGAAATTGATTCGATTATATAAATTGGTTCATTTGTTATTATGTTTAAAATAAATTGTTTTCAATATGCATTTGCAATCAGTATACAAAGACAAAAAGATGCTAAAAAAACTTTAGCATCCTTCTTATTTAGTTTAGATATAAGTATTAGACTTTAAACAAGGGGAATTTTGTTAGATCAGTAGAGGTAGTATAGTCTTTTGACCAAATGGTATGCTCTTCAAACCACTTATAGGCCTCATTCATATTTTTTCTAAGTTCAACCTCATCTTTTCCCACTAAAATCATACTTGCTATTTTATCACCGCTAAAATCTCCGCCTGTATAAGAATCCCCTATTTGTCCATGTATTTGATAGTCTTTGATATAATCAAAAGGTATATTAGTAGGGATTTTAACCAACTTCCCCCATTTAGGAGGGCAAAGAATCCATCCGCCTAAATTATTTAATTTTGGTTTCACATTTTCTTCAAGTCCACATTGTAACCTTAAAACAGAGCGATTTAAATTAATGCTACAACATTCTTCAAGCATTTTATTTACTCTTCCTAAACCAGTTCTACTTGTAATTTCACAAACTAATAACTTTCCGTTATTCTCCTCAAAAACCTCTAAATGAAAAGTGAAAATATCTGGTGAAGGCATAGCCTTTAGTACCTTTTTGGTATAATCAATCAATTTATTGAAAGTTGGATTTTTTGGTTCAAGCATGTAACTAGAAGTGAAGCCATCATTTAACCAACAGCGATTCAGGGACAAATAAGCAGATGGCCAAACAAACATTAATTCACCGTCTTTTACTAGACCGTCAATATGATATAATTTTGCTTCAATATAATTTTCCACCATCATATTTTTTTCGAAATCATTTTCTAAAAATTTTTGTAAATCAGATTCACTTCTAATTAAAACTATCCCCATTGAACTAACTAGATTTCTAGGCTTAACAATTACCGGATATTTGTATTCCTCAATAAACTCAATTAAGTCAATGGGAGACTTTAATTCCCTATATTCTGGGATAGCAATATTATGATAATCAAGATGCTTTTTCATAAGTAATTTATCACGATAAGTAGTTGCACTTAATAAGCCCTGCCCTGGAATATTAAGATATTCCCTTAAATGTGCTAATCGTATGAGGTCAAATTCATCTAACCCTAGAATTCTTTGAAATGGTTCCTCATAGTGATAATCTAATGCAAGCTTATGAATATTTCCATTTGTATTATAGTTTTTAAACGATTCAATATTTTTGTATTGGGTGCTATTAAAAGAACTTGCTACCGCTTCATCTGAAAATAAGATAATATCTTTATGAATCTCTGGTAACCATTGATCATATGGCGTTTCGTCAATCATAAAAGGCATACTTCGGGGCAAGATTAACACAAACGTTATTAAAGAGAATTTTGATGATGTCTTAAGGCTGGCACATTCAATTCGAGAAGGAAGAGTTTCTGGGTCATTAATCATGGGGAAATTAGGTTCATATGCAAGACAAAATAAAATAGCTACAGCTCTTCGAGAGATTGGGAGAATTGAAAAAACAATCTTTATTCTTGACTATATTACGAATGAAACATTAAGAAGAAGGATACATCGTGGACTAAATAAAGGAGAAGCCATGAATGGATTGGCTAGAGCTTTATTTTTTGGTAAACGTGGTGAATTCAGAGAACGTGGGATACAAGATCAACTACAAAGAGCTAGTGCATTAAATATATTAATTAATGCAATAAGCGTATGGAATACTGTGTATTTAAGTGAAGTGACAAAGGAATTTAAGAAAAATAATGTCCTAAAAGGGGTCCTACCAACGAAAAGCGCAAAACATACGCTAAGAAATTTCAACAAAATAAAACCCAATGATTCCTACGCTAAGTAATCATCGGCTTTTATTTTACAAAAGTCCTTTAAACGTTATGGGGGAATCCTATTTATATTCTCAGATACATTGATTTAAGTTGATTACCAAGATGAATGAATTACAAGTGGAAACTTGATAATAAGGGAAGCATCAGGAAAACTGCAGTTTTCTGATGCTTCCCTTATTATCTTTCAATTTAATGGGATATGTTCTGTACTCAAGTTCATCATTTGGGACTAGGAATATGTATAAATCTAAAACAATTAAACAAAAATTTACTATATTTACAATGTCGTTATGCTAAAATTGTAAAAAAGAGCCATATGAACGGAGAAATAACGGAAGAAACGACAAGTGTTTCTTTTAACTACGGAAAAGAACCAGACTACATAAAAGTATATCTCGACAATATTGTTGTGTTAGCAGAAATACAAGGATGGATAAGTAAAGTATTATACGAGCTTATAAAGGGCGTAACTTATGCAAATAAAGGCCAATTTATCATTATTAACTCAGGATATAAACGAATTGTAGCTGAGAATTTAGGGATTAAACAACAATCAGTAACTAATGCAGTTAATCAGTTAACCAAAAAGAATATTCTAATAAAAAAAGAAACAGGCGTTTTCTTATTAAATCCTCAATTCTTTGGAAGAGGTGAATGGAAAGATATATCTAAAATTAGATACGAAGTAGAACTAAGTGCAGACGGAAAAGTTATGAGATTAAAAGACACAAATTGAAAAAATCATTAAAACATCGTGTTCATTCTTTTGAACACGATGTTTTCTACAACTGCACATATATGTTCACTTTGAGTTAACATAAAACCATTTATAGGTAGTGATAAAATCAATTGATAACTCTACAAAGTTATTCAATTTTAAACCCGATTCCACCATCTACAATAATGTTTTGACCCGTAACAAAAGATGCATCGTCAGAAAGAAGCCATTTTACAGCTTTTGCTGCTTCAAATGGATCACCAATTCTACCTAATGCATTTAACTTCTGATAGGATTCATTTAGCTTTACTTTTTCCTCTGGAGATAGAATAGAGAATTTTTCTTCTAGCATAGATGTACGAAATGCACCAGGACAAAGGGAGTTAATTCTTATATTTTGATGACCATATTCTTGAGCAACTGATTTCGTCAAAGCTATAACCCCACTTTTTCCTGCAGCATACACACCAGTTCCTGCAGAACATAAGAGTGCATCCATAGAAGATGTATTAACGATGACGCCACTATTTTGTTTTGTCATTACTTGTAACTGATATTTCATACAAAGCCATACACTTTTTAACGTAACATTAATTAAATGGTCAAAATCTTCTTCCCTGAACTGATGTGTAGCATTAGAAGAAGCCTCTGTGTTGGCCGCATTATTAAAAGCAATATCTATGCTCCCAAATGTGGAATATGTTTGGCTAACAAGCTGTTTGACATCCTGACTATTAGTTACATCCGTTTTAATAAAGATCGATTTGGGAGACCACTTTTTTAACCTGGAAAGGGCCTCTTCTCCTTTTTCAATACTTCTAGAGGCAATAACAACATGCATACCCTCTTTTGCCAATAATTCTGCTG
Proteins encoded:
- a CDS encoding transposase: MTIIRQGSLFDLQELYNLEPTQRFEAIFSSIDIDPIFAVVTKKSRFGRPVKLNYAAMIYSLVARITERISFIKDLVKRLQNDMIFRLDCGFLVSDTIPSEAAYSRMVTILSESNVLEKVQGTLLHQAISEGFISDDTVAIDATHFLAKDGAPPKEEQPKSEPKKRGRKSKEEYEKWLIEKAELEANLPLFDKKIEDQLDIPLADLRAEIPQDPQWGVKKNSEGKNVFWYGFKAHLAVGTSSQYILQSLLSSANLNDGKAAIPLLKGIHERISLSSLLYETMDAGYDFEAVYTQIHRMGHRAVIAYNKRNEPEPIGFDKHFAPTCVREHSYRYDSFEVKYETLKYTRPNECKDCPLANDALCQKVYKVKITTDLRKFTAPARGSQTWKKIFKRRTAVERVNAYLKGYFQLNNVRYRTGKKAKVHFDLVTLVYNASKLAADRLNQMLNQQQVA
- a CDS encoding ATP-grasp domain-containing protein; this translates as MDETPYDQWLPEIHKDIILFSDEAVASSFNSTQYKNIESFKNYNTNGNIHKLALDYHYEEPFQRILGLDEFDLIRLAHLREYLNIPGQGLLSATTYRDKLLMKKHLDYHNIAIPEYRELKSPIDLIEFIEEYKYPVIVKPRNLVSSMGIVLIRSESDLQKFLENDFEKNMMVENYIEAKLYHIDGLVKDGELMFVWPSAYLSLNRCWLNDGFTSSYMLEPKNPTFNKLIDYTKKVLKAMPSPDIFTFHLEVFEENNGKLLVCEITSRTGLGRVNKMLEECCSINLNRSVLRLQCGLEENVKPKLNNLGGWILCPPKWGKLVKIPTNIPFDYIKDYQIHGQIGDSYTGGDFSGDKIASMILVGKDEVELRKNMNEAYKWFEEHTIWSKDYTTSTDLTKFPLFKV
- a CDS encoding replication/maintenance protein RepL — its product is MNGEITEETTSVSFNYGKEPDYIKVYLDNIVVLAEIQGWISKVLYELIKGVTYANKGQFIIINSGYKRIVAENLGIKQQSVTNAVNQLTKKNILIKKETGVFLLNPQFFGRGEWKDISKIRYEVELSADGKVMRLKDTN
- a CDS encoding SDR family NAD(P)-dependent oxidoreductase, producing MFEEKVGIITGGTSGIGLATAELLAKEGMHVVIASRSIEKGEEALSRLKKWSPKSIFIKTDVTNSQDVKQLVSQTYSTFGSIDIAFNNAANTEASSNATHQFREEDFDHLINVTLKSVWLCMKYQLQVMTKQNSGVIVNTSSMDALLCSAGTGVYAAGKSGVIALTKSVAQEYGHQNIRINSLCPGAFRTSMLEEKFSILSPEEKVKLNESYQKLNALGRIGDPFEAAKAVKWLLSDDASFVTGQNIIVDGGIGFKIE